A region from the Streptosporangium sp. NBC_01756 genome encodes:
- a CDS encoding phosphocholine cytidylyltransferase family protein has product MLGMVLAAGAGRRLRPYTDTLPKALVPVDGETTIMDISLRNLAAADLRDVVIVVGYQAQAVHERKAELERRHGVKLTLVHNDKAEEWNNAYSLWCARDYFDQGVLLVNGDTVHPVSVEHTLLSAPETGDILLAVDDVKKLADEEMKVTLDEAGHLARITKLMDPADAAGEYIGATLIRPGIGGRLADALQATFERDPQLYYEDGYQELVARGEKISVAPIGEVSWVEVDNHDDLAKAREIACRY; this is encoded by the coding sequence TTGCTGGGAATGGTGCTGGCCGCCGGGGCCGGACGACGCCTGCGGCCGTACACGGACACGCTGCCCAAGGCGTTGGTGCCGGTCGACGGTGAGACCACGATCATGGACATCTCGCTGCGCAACCTCGCGGCCGCGGACCTCCGTGACGTCGTGATCGTCGTCGGCTACCAGGCGCAGGCCGTACACGAGCGCAAGGCCGAGTTGGAGCGGCGCCACGGCGTCAAGCTCACCCTCGTGCACAACGACAAGGCCGAGGAGTGGAACAACGCCTACTCCCTGTGGTGCGCGCGCGACTACTTCGACCAGGGCGTGCTGCTGGTCAACGGCGACACCGTGCACCCGGTCTCCGTCGAGCACACGCTGCTGTCCGCGCCGGAGACCGGCGACATCCTGCTGGCGGTGGACGACGTGAAGAAGCTCGCCGACGAGGAGATGAAGGTCACCCTCGACGAGGCCGGCCATCTGGCGCGGATCACCAAGCTGATGGACCCGGCCGACGCGGCGGGGGAGTACATCGGCGCGACGCTGATCCGCCCCGGCATCGGCGGGCGCCTCGCCGACGCCCTCCAGGCCACCTTCGAGCGTGACCCGCAGCTCTACTACGAAGACGGCTACCAGGAGCTCGTCGCCCGCGGGGAGAAGATCTCGGTCGCCCCGATCGGCGAGGTCTCCTGGGTCGAGGTCGACAACCACGACGACCTGGCCAAGGCGCGGGAGATCGCGTGCCGATACTAG
- a CDS encoding iron-containing alcohol dehydrogenase family protein, with protein MLPAPLTMEVRRGAIAQLGSLLADSRVATSGRVAVAVGAGQGDKIASVIAPSLGEAQVFRVPDGSVDAAVSLGADLRKGAYEALVGIGGGKTIDVTKYAASLAGIPMVAVATNLSHDGICSPVASLTHDGGKGTFGVPMPLAIMVDLDFVHDAPPSLVRSGVGDVVSNLSAIEDWQLGNTERGEPIDGLACAMARTAAEALIGRTDSIESDSFLTVLAEALILSGMSMVIAGSSRPSSGGDHEILHAVDQLFPGTSNHGELAGIGAAFCFFLREDPRRLAQVVGCLRGHQLPVTPGDVGLTTGQFTEAVMLAPSTRPGRYTILEHLRLSEPEIRDRVEDYVRAVGR; from the coding sequence ATGCTGCCCGCCCCGCTGACCATGGAGGTGCGGCGGGGAGCCATCGCCCAGCTCGGTTCGCTGCTGGCCGACAGCCGGGTCGCGACCTCCGGGCGGGTGGCGGTGGCGGTGGGCGCCGGCCAGGGCGACAAAATCGCCTCGGTGATCGCCCCCTCCCTCGGCGAGGCCCAGGTCTTCCGGGTGCCCGACGGCTCGGTGGACGCGGCCGTCTCGCTCGGCGCAGACCTGCGCAAGGGGGCCTACGAGGCGCTCGTCGGGATCGGCGGCGGCAAGACCATCGACGTGACCAAATACGCCGCGTCGCTGGCCGGCATCCCGATGGTGGCGGTGGCCACCAACCTGTCGCACGACGGGATCTGCTCGCCGGTGGCGTCGCTGACGCACGACGGCGGCAAGGGGACCTTCGGCGTGCCGATGCCGCTGGCCATCATGGTCGATCTCGATTTCGTCCACGACGCGCCGCCCTCGCTGGTCCGTTCCGGGGTCGGCGACGTGGTCAGCAACCTGTCGGCGATCGAGGACTGGCAGCTCGGCAACACCGAGCGGGGCGAGCCGATCGACGGCCTGGCCTGCGCGATGGCCCGCACCGCGGCGGAGGCCCTGATCGGCCGCACGGACTCGATCGAGTCCGACTCCTTCCTCACCGTGCTGGCCGAGGCGCTCATCCTTTCGGGGATGTCGATGGTGATCGCGGGGTCCTCACGTCCCTCCAGTGGCGGAGACCATGAGATCCTGCATGCCGTGGATCAGCTTTTTCCCGGCACCTCCAACCACGGCGAGCTCGCCGGGATCGGTGCCGCCTTCTGTTTCTTCCTTCGGGAGGACCCCCGCAGGCTCGCCCAGGTGGTCGGCTGCCTGCGCGGGCACCAGCTACCGGTCACCCCCGGCGACGTGGGCCTGACCACCGGACAGTTCACCGAGGCGGTCATGCTGGCGCCGTCGACCCGCCCCGGGCGCTACACCATCCTGGAGCACCTGCGCCTGTCGGAGCCGGAGATCAGAGATCGGGTGGAGGACTATGTCCGGGCCGTCGGTCGCTGA
- a CDS encoding CDP-alcohol phosphatidyltransferase family protein yields MSGPSVAELRAVAQPHSTMERNSGEHWAGALYMRKLSIYVTWFLAKTPISPNQTTWLMILSGLLAGVVLALPGLGAAVGAALLIQLYLLLDCSDGELARWTGRTSITGVYLDRVGHYFAEAALLIGLGFRASEILPDWYTVMGFAAALGAILIKAETDLVDVARARSGLVAATESSAEHFQSRGLGMARKAAAALKFHRVVQAVELSLLVVIAAVWDLLSGGLAATRVLTVACVVVAVLQMALHLVSILASRRLS; encoded by the coding sequence ATGTCCGGGCCGTCGGTCGCTGAGCTCCGTGCGGTGGCCCAGCCGCACTCGACCATGGAGCGCAACAGCGGGGAGCACTGGGCCGGTGCTCTCTACATGCGCAAGCTGTCGATCTACGTCACCTGGTTCCTCGCCAAGACGCCGATCTCCCCCAACCAGACCACCTGGCTGATGATCCTGTCCGGGCTGCTGGCGGGGGTGGTCCTGGCGCTCCCCGGCCTCGGGGCCGCCGTCGGCGCCGCCCTGCTGATCCAGCTCTACCTGCTGCTCGACTGCTCCGACGGCGAGCTGGCCCGGTGGACCGGGCGGACCTCCATCACGGGCGTCTACCTGGACCGGGTCGGTCACTACTTCGCCGAGGCCGCTCTGCTCATCGGGCTGGGCTTCCGGGCTTCGGAGATCCTCCCGGACTGGTACACCGTGATGGGCTTCGCCGCCGCGCTCGGTGCCATCCTGATCAAGGCGGAGACCGACCTGGTCGACGTGGCCCGCGCCCGGTCGGGTCTGGTCGCGGCCACCGAGAGTTCGGCCGAGCACTTCCAGTCGCGTGGCCTGGGCATGGCCCGCAAGGCCGCCGCCGCCCTGAAATTCCACCGGGTGGTCCAGGCCGTCGAGCTGTCCCTGCTCGTGGTGATCGCCGCGGTGTGGGACCTGCTCAGCGGTGGTCTGGCCGCGACGAGGGTGCTCACGGTCGCCTGCGTCGTGGTCGCCGTGCTGCAGATGGCCCTGCACCTCGTCAGCATCCTGGCCTCCAGGCGGCTTTCATGA
- a CDS encoding glycosyltransferase family 2 protein gives MKISCVILTMGNRIPELGRAVESALNQVDGDVEVVIVGNGADVPELSVGVPAGSSASIKTVRLGHNAGIPAGRNRGVEECSGDVVLFLDDDGWYGATDVVSHLRERFSTEHDLAVVSFRVMDPDGGNGQRRHVPRLRAGDPERSSPVTTFLGGACAIRRSAFLQVGGLPERFFYAHEETDLAWRLLGEGYRIEYDAQTVMYHPQVPPTRHADFYRLNARNRVWLARRNLPWPLAALYLLNWVALTLIRERSGSALRAWFTGFSEGLREPAGERRPMGWKTAWRMLRLGRPPIV, from the coding sequence TTGAAGATCTCGTGCGTCATCCTCACCATGGGTAACCGGATCCCCGAGCTGGGCCGGGCCGTGGAATCCGCGTTGAACCAGGTCGACGGTGACGTCGAGGTGGTCATCGTCGGCAACGGCGCGGACGTCCCCGAGCTGTCGGTCGGCGTGCCCGCCGGTTCGTCCGCCTCGATCAAGACCGTGCGGCTCGGCCACAACGCGGGCATCCCGGCGGGCCGCAACCGCGGCGTCGAGGAGTGCTCGGGTGACGTGGTGCTCTTCCTGGACGACGACGGCTGGTACGGCGCGACGGATGTCGTCTCCCACCTGCGTGAGCGCTTCTCCACCGAGCACGATCTCGCCGTCGTCTCCTTCCGGGTGATGGACCCCGACGGCGGCAACGGCCAGCGTCGGCACGTCCCCCGCCTGCGGGCGGGGGACCCGGAGCGGTCCTCGCCGGTCACCACCTTCCTGGGCGGCGCCTGCGCCATCCGCCGCTCCGCCTTCCTCCAGGTCGGCGGCCTCCCCGAGCGGTTCTTCTACGCTCACGAGGAGACCGACCTGGCCTGGCGGCTGCTCGGTGAGGGATACCGCATCGAGTACGACGCGCAGACCGTCATGTACCACCCGCAGGTCCCGCCGACCCGTCACGCCGACTTCTACCGGCTCAACGCGCGCAACCGCGTCTGGCTGGCCCGCCGTAACCTGCCCTGGCCGCTGGCGGCGCTCTACCTCCTCAACTGGGTCGCCCTCACCCTGATCCGCGAACGCTCCGGCTCCGCGCTGCGGGCCTGGTTCACCGGTTTCTCCGAGGGACTGCGCGAGCCTGCGGGCGAACGCCGCCCCATGGGCTGGAAGACCGCCTGGCGCATGCTCCGCCTGGGCCGTCCGCCGATCGTCTGA
- a CDS encoding alanine racemase — MTDAMTRRAHELAAAGRLPAFVYDLSALDAHVAAVRAALGGTELHYAVKANPDPELLRVLARHVDGFEVASGGELAHVRALFPDTPIALGGPGKTDAELASDVYRLHVESPGELARLLASGRDADILLRVNLDVPVQGASLAMGGGATPFGMDPADVARCVALLEGHDRVRLRGVHAHLASGLHARQLLDLAAAVLEYARGLGLSEINLGGGMAVSYTEPDTLFDWAAYGTGLAGLREEGEVLRIEPGRSLTAYCGRYATRVIDVKRVHGRLFAVVAGGTHHIRTPAAKSHGQPVVPGAAGEPITIVGQLCTPKDQLSADVPIALKPGDVVELAMAGAYAWNISHHDFLMHRHPEFSYVER; from the coding sequence ATGACCGATGCCATGACCCGGCGGGCCCACGAGCTCGCCGCAGCCGGGCGGCTGCCCGCCTTCGTCTACGACCTGTCCGCACTGGACGCGCACGTCGCGGCCGTACGGGCGGCGCTGGGCGGGACCGAGCTGCACTACGCGGTCAAGGCCAACCCCGACCCGGAACTGCTGCGGGTGCTGGCCCGGCACGTGGACGGTTTCGAGGTGGCCTCGGGCGGTGAGCTGGCGCATGTGCGGGCACTGTTCCCCGACACGCCGATCGCGCTGGGCGGGCCGGGCAAGACGGACGCCGAGCTGGCCTCGGACGTCTACCGGCTGCACGTGGAGAGTCCCGGCGAGCTGGCACGCCTGCTCGCCTCCGGGCGCGACGCCGACATCCTGCTCCGCGTCAATCTGGACGTCCCCGTCCAGGGGGCCTCGCTGGCGATGGGCGGCGGGGCGACCCCGTTCGGCATGGACCCCGCGGACGTCGCCCGGTGCGTCGCCCTGCTGGAGGGCCATGACCGGGTCCGGCTGCGCGGTGTGCACGCCCATCTGGCCAGCGGCCTGCACGCGCGACAGCTTTTGGACCTCGCGGCGGCCGTACTGGAGTACGCCCGCGGCCTCGGCCTGTCCGAGATCAACCTCGGGGGCGGCATGGCCGTCTCCTACACCGAGCCGGACACCCTGTTCGACTGGGCCGCCTACGGCACGGGCCTGGCGGGACTACGCGAGGAGGGCGAGGTGCTGCGGATCGAGCCGGGCCGTTCGCTGACCGCCTACTGCGGGCGCTACGCCACCCGGGTGATCGACGTCAAGCGCGTGCACGGCCGGCTGTTCGCGGTCGTCGCCGGTGGCACCCACCACATCCGCACCCCGGCGGCCAAGAGCCACGGCCAGCCGGTCGTCCCCGGCGCGGCCGGCGAGCCGATCACCATCGTCGGCCAGCTGTGCACGCCGAAGGACCAGTTGTCCGCCGACGTGCCGATCGCGCTGAAGCCCGGTGACGTCGTGGAGCTGGCGATGGCGGGGGCGTACGCATGGAACATCTCGCACCACGACTTCCTGATGCACCGGCATCCGGAGTTCTCCTACGTGGAAAGGTGA
- a CDS encoding sugar kinase — translation MIPLDVYTLGEAFAVVTSGRIRHEHEARLDVTGAELTVAVGLARLGHEAAWLGKVGGDELGVRVLAALRGEGVDVADARVDEASPTGLLLKESRPGQAARVTYYRSGTRLTQGNVPMDRIAAATVLHVSGISAALNARDAMHAAIRAAQAAGVTVSVAVNYRDQLWPDLGEAEEVLSALACSADVLFVRQSELDLVKPALTGDREVIVIRGARGASVRVNGVRHDAPGVSGPVVDPTGSGDAFVAGYLSALLERLHPADRLRRGALVAAFAESSTSEWQGLPTRAELPLMTFDG, via the coding sequence GTGATCCCGCTGGACGTCTACACCCTCGGTGAGGCCTTCGCCGTCGTCACCAGCGGCCGGATCCGGCACGAGCACGAGGCCAGGCTGGACGTGACCGGCGCCGAGCTCACCGTCGCGGTCGGGCTGGCCAGGCTCGGCCATGAGGCCGCCTGGCTGGGCAAGGTGGGCGGTGACGAGCTCGGGGTACGGGTCCTCGCCGCGCTGCGCGGTGAGGGGGTGGACGTCGCGGACGCGCGGGTGGACGAGGCGTCCCCGACCGGGTTGCTGCTCAAGGAGTCCAGGCCCGGGCAGGCGGCCAGGGTCACCTACTACCGCAGCGGGACCCGGCTCACGCAGGGGAACGTTCCGATGGACCGGATCGCGGCCGCTACGGTCCTGCACGTCAGTGGGATCTCGGCGGCGCTGAACGCCCGCGACGCCATGCATGCCGCGATCCGGGCCGCGCAGGCCGCGGGGGTCACCGTCTCCGTCGCGGTCAACTACCGCGACCAGCTCTGGCCGGACCTGGGGGAGGCCGAGGAGGTGCTCAGTGCGCTGGCCTGCTCGGCCGACGTGCTGTTCGTCCGGCAGAGCGAGCTGGATCTGGTCAAGCCCGCGCTCACCGGAGACCGCGAGGTCATCGTGATCCGGGGCGCCCGGGGCGCGAGCGTCCGGGTGAACGGCGTCCGCCACGACGCCCCGGGCGTCTCCGGTCCCGTGGTCGACCCCACCGGTTCGGGAGACGCCTTCGTCGCCGGATACCTCAGCGCGCTGCTGGAACGGCTGCACCCGGCCGACCGGCTACGCCGGGGCGCCCTGGTGGCGGCCTTCGCGGAGTCCAGCACCAGCGAATGGCAGGGACTTCCCACCAGGGCCGAACTGCCCCTGATGACGTTCGACGGCTGA
- a CDS encoding acetoacetate decarboxylase family protein: MARHLIQGREIAIPVRIRDATACGASYLVRADAARAVIAYSGMDVAEVLPGKALCTLVFVSYTDGDLGAYQEFGVTFLVRRPGERPVRHLEEGPVRHFGERPVRQPGEGPDRRPGEGPPVRRGLLGRLSGLRQAGAFVHWLPVDQGFTLEAGRTIWGFPKELADIDLRLTSPYKRCILRKDGRLVLDLLVRPGAPVLAGGTMAAPDAYSHQDGVTRRIPWSVSARGVRARPGGALIRLGNHPVAKELSELGLPRRALMTTTVSHLAMAFDAAEDI; encoded by the coding sequence ATGGCACGCCATCTGATCCAGGGACGCGAGATCGCCATACCGGTGCGGATCCGGGACGCCACCGCCTGCGGGGCCTCCTACCTGGTCCGGGCCGACGCCGCGCGGGCGGTGATCGCCTATTCGGGTATGGACGTCGCCGAGGTGCTGCCCGGTAAGGCGCTCTGCACCCTGGTGTTCGTCTCCTACACCGACGGCGACCTGGGCGCCTACCAGGAGTTCGGGGTGACGTTCCTGGTCCGGCGCCCCGGCGAGAGGCCGGTCCGACACCTCGAAGAGGGGCCGGTCCGACACTTCGGAGAGAGGCCGGTCCGGCAGCCCGGCGAGGGGCCGGACCGACGCCCCGGCGAGGGGCCACCGGTCCGCCGGGGCCTGCTCGGGCGCCTGTCCGGACTGCGGCAGGCCGGGGCGTTCGTGCACTGGCTGCCCGTGGACCAGGGCTTCACCCTGGAGGCGGGCCGGACGATCTGGGGCTTTCCCAAGGAGCTGGCCGACATCGACCTGCGGCTGACCTCCCCCTACAAGCGGTGCATCCTGCGCAAGGACGGCCGCCTGGTGCTGGACCTGCTGGTCAGACCCGGGGCCCCGGTGCTCGCGGGCGGCACGATGGCGGCCCCCGACGCCTACAGCCACCAGGACGGCGTCACCCGTCGCATCCCCTGGTCGGTGTCCGCACGTGGGGTCCGCGCCCGGCCCGGCGGGGCGCTGATCCGGCTGGGCAACCACCCCGTCGCCAAGGAGCTGAGCGAGCTCGGCCTGCCCAGGCGTGCCCTGATGACCACCACGGTCTCCCACCTCGCCATGGCCTTCGACGCGGCGGAGGACATCTAG
- a CDS encoding glycosyltransferase has translation MHRQIRALLDAGHEITYVAPFTDCNVTPDPRIRAVDVPRALGGHRRRALKAARGALRRGVEDADLLVVHDVELLFRLPRRRPVTVWDVREDPVAALEATSYPRRTLPSLLRRVEARTEGRLRLVLAEESYRERFSRPHPVVPDTGYVPPSPPAPPGRNRVVHIGHLSRAGGAAQLVELAGRLLPHGIRLDLVGAADPEIRPLLRDAQREGLLDWYGYVPNRHALRMAQGAIAGLSLPHDVPAYRRSVPAKVVDYLSQGIPVVTTPLPASASLVDRTGCGVVVPFLDVDAALHAVLALREDPDGAAAMGVRGHQEALRHHNWPDHAGDFVRLLEEWADRPVTSGREVGVLEAWHAI, from the coding sequence ATGCATCGGCAGATCCGGGCCCTCCTCGACGCCGGGCACGAGATCACCTATGTCGCGCCCTTCACCGACTGCAACGTCACGCCCGATCCGCGGATCCGGGCCGTCGACGTCCCCCGTGCGCTGGGCGGGCACCGCAGGCGCGCCCTGAAGGCCGCCCGCGGCGCCCTGCGGCGGGGGGTCGAGGACGCCGACCTGCTGGTCGTCCATGACGTCGAGCTGCTGTTCCGGCTGCCCCGGCGCCGTCCCGTCACCGTCTGGGACGTCCGCGAGGACCCGGTCGCCGCGCTTGAGGCCACCTCGTATCCGCGCCGGACCCTGCCGTCGCTGCTCCGCCGGGTCGAGGCCCGCACGGAAGGCCGCCTCCGCCTCGTGCTGGCCGAGGAGTCCTATCGGGAGCGGTTCTCCCGGCCTCACCCGGTGGTGCCCGACACCGGCTACGTACCGCCGAGCCCACCCGCGCCGCCGGGCCGCAACCGGGTGGTGCACATCGGCCACCTCTCCCGGGCCGGAGGTGCGGCGCAACTGGTCGAGCTGGCCGGGCGGCTGCTCCCCCACGGGATCAGGCTGGATCTGGTGGGCGCCGCCGACCCCGAAATCAGGCCCCTGTTGCGGGACGCGCAGCGGGAGGGCCTCCTCGACTGGTACGGCTACGTGCCCAACCGGCACGCGCTGCGGATGGCCCAGGGGGCGATCGCCGGGCTGTCGCTCCCGCACGACGTGCCCGCCTACCGGCGGTCGGTACCGGCCAAGGTCGTCGACTACCTGTCCCAGGGGATTCCGGTGGTCACCACCCCACTCCCGGCCTCCGCCTCCCTGGTGGACCGGACCGGCTGCGGGGTCGTCGTCCCCTTCCTGGACGTGGACGCGGCCCTGCACGCCGTACTGGCGCTGCGGGAGGATCCCGACGGGGCCGCGGCGATGGGCGTACGGGGTCACCAGGAGGCGCTGCGCCATCACAACTGGCCCGATCACGCGGGAGATTTCGTGAGATTGCTAGAGGAATGGGCCGACAGACCAGTGACGTCGGGACGGGAGGTTGGTGTACTGGAGGCATGGCACGCCATCTGA
- a CDS encoding acyltransferase family protein → MSDTRFPFQVPTPGDDGVPDADTGRSTDGQGRTPAPWPMPAHTQPSPASWPEPPDLRPGSGAGRREAHTPEEDSGEVTAWGYPAYQEPVSAAENDAWANWDTQAAPGQQEPSRDTRPPAEPQGRTRHRTPSPAEEADPRASHRGDPLSPPQPRSHRESSPTSPAHPGPPPPAVPQTWGSQRETSYPSSREARTPYPDARRDPLDLTRNTAPAGNLLDPLDPAWSPGQPGAQPPAARATAPSHRRGEPAEAPAPAERPFSYWENSRREPEPGPWNPSAKEQEPRPQEEPPPPPGKKKRDPYLDNVKFILIVLVATGHSLVPTLAAHSAKSAYLFIYTFHMPAFVLISGYLGRNFWHSNAKINKLVDTMLVPYAVVEIGYALLRYGLGQKWSLTIIDPAWLNWYLLALVLWRISTPIWTRMRQPLLVAVTIYLIAGFSEISGDFSIDRFFGLLPFYVLGLVLQPEHFDLLKALWVKILAGITVVGAIGVAIFIAPHVSLKPVYFRYSFKSMDVTWWMGLGVRGAMLLAGLAMTFALLALVPRRETWFSDLGTRTLYAYLLHGVVVLIAKDQKWLSLPWLHGPLGVLAITSSALVLAIVLCLPQTRTLFKWLLEPRLVWLYRRSSAASPGKPPPGAPAAAASPGRESSAAVPR, encoded by the coding sequence GTGAGCGACACCCGATTCCCCTTCCAGGTACCGACCCCGGGGGACGACGGCGTCCCCGACGCCGACACCGGCAGGTCCACCGACGGACAGGGCCGGACGCCCGCCCCATGGCCGATGCCCGCGCACACCCAGCCGTCCCCGGCCTCCTGGCCGGAGCCGCCGGACCTCCGTCCCGGCTCCGGGGCTGGCCGCAGGGAGGCGCACACCCCGGAGGAGGACTCCGGCGAGGTGACCGCCTGGGGCTATCCCGCCTATCAGGAGCCGGTGTCCGCCGCCGAGAACGACGCGTGGGCCAACTGGGACACCCAGGCGGCTCCGGGGCAGCAGGAGCCGTCCCGGGACACCCGGCCCCCCGCTGAGCCGCAGGGACGGACGCGGCACCGCACCCCGTCCCCCGCCGAGGAGGCGGACCCGCGGGCCTCCCACCGCGGCGACCCGCTCTCCCCGCCGCAGCCGCGGTCCCACCGGGAGTCCTCTCCCACCTCCCCGGCGCACCCGGGCCCCCCGCCGCCCGCCGTCCCGCAGACCTGGGGTTCCCAGCGGGAGACCTCTTATCCCTCTTCGCGGGAGGCCCGGACGCCGTATCCGGACGCGCGCCGGGATCCCCTGGACCTGACGCGGAACACCGCGCCCGCCGGGAACCTGCTGGACCCGCTGGACCCCGCCTGGTCGCCGGGGCAGCCGGGTGCCCAGCCCCCGGCGGCACGGGCGACCGCGCCGTCCCACCGCCGGGGGGAGCCGGCGGAGGCCCCGGCCCCCGCCGAGCGGCCGTTCTCCTACTGGGAGAACTCCAGGCGGGAGCCCGAGCCGGGCCCCTGGAACCCGTCGGCCAAGGAGCAGGAGCCACGCCCGCAGGAGGAGCCCCCTCCTCCCCCGGGGAAGAAGAAGCGCGACCCCTACCTCGACAACGTCAAGTTCATCCTGATCGTCCTGGTCGCGACCGGGCACTCGCTGGTGCCCACGCTGGCCGCGCACTCGGCCAAGTCGGCCTACCTGTTCATCTACACGTTCCACATGCCGGCGTTCGTGCTGATCAGCGGCTATCTCGGCCGTAACTTCTGGCACTCCAACGCTAAGATCAACAAACTGGTCGACACCATGCTGGTCCCCTACGCGGTCGTGGAGATCGGCTACGCGCTGCTCCGCTACGGGCTGGGCCAGAAATGGTCCCTGACGATCATCGACCCGGCCTGGCTGAACTGGTACCTGCTCGCCCTGGTGCTCTGGCGGATCTCCACGCCCATCTGGACCCGGATGCGGCAGCCGCTGCTGGTCGCGGTGACCATCTACCTGATCGCGGGGTTCTCGGAGATCTCCGGCGACTTCAGCATCGACCGCTTCTTCGGCCTGCTCCCCTTCTACGTGCTCGGCCTGGTGCTCCAGCCGGAGCACTTCGACCTGCTCAAGGCGCTCTGGGTCAAGATCCTGGCCGGGATCACGGTCGTCGGCGCCATCGGGGTGGCGATCTTCATCGCTCCGCACGTCAGCCTCAAGCCGGTCTACTTCCGCTACAGCTTCAAGTCCATGGACGTCACCTGGTGGATGGGGCTCGGGGTGCGCGGCGCCATGCTGCTGGCGGGACTGGCCATGACGTTCGCGCTGCTGGCGCTGGTGCCCCGGCGCGAGACCTGGTTCTCCGACCTCGGCACCCGCACCCTCTACGCCTATCTGCTCCACGGCGTCGTGGTGCTCATCGCCAAGGACCAGAAGTGGCTGAGCCTCCCCTGGCTGCACGGCCCGCTGGGGGTGCTGGCGATCACGTCGAGCGCGCTGGTGCTGGCCATCGTCCTCTGCCTGCCGCAGACCCGGACGCTCTTCAAGTGGCTGCTCGAACCCCGCCTGGTCTGGCTCTACCGCCGGTCGTCCGCAGCCTCACCCGGCAAGCCGCCGCCCGGCGCGCCCGCCGCGGCGGCCTCCCCCGGCCGGGAGAGTTCAGCGGCCGTTCCCCGGTAG